The Haloferax marinisediminis nucleotide sequence TCGGGATTCGCAGGGAGTATCAGCATCATGCGTGGGTCGGGGTCGACACTCGTCGGTGTCGCCATTGCAGTGGCACTCGTCCCGCCAGCAGCGACGTCCGGACTTGGACTTGCATTTGGATTGCCCGGTGTTGCGATTGCCGCAGCTGTGCTCGTCATCGTCAACCTCCTCGCAATCAACCTGTCTGCACTCATTCTCTTCTACTTGTCAGGTTTTAAACCACTCGAAGCCGGCACATACGAAGGCGTAAAATCGTCATTGTTCACTCGCATTGCCATCATCGCAGTCGGGATTGCCGTTCTCTCCATCGTCCTCGGTGCAGTCACCTTCACGACCTTCCAGACACAATCGTTCGAACGGCAAGTCCAAACCGAATTCCAACAAGGATTCGACGAGGCGAACATCCCGGGTGTCGAACTCGTCAGTGTGACCGTCGACTATGAGCCGGTAGACATTGTCCTTGGGAACGAACCAGAAGTCAACATTCTAATTGCCGTCCCGCGTGACCAAGAAATCCCACCGGACCTTGCCCAGCGATGGGACGATCAAATAACCGCAGACTTCAACCGTGATGTGTACGTGCGCGTCGGGTTCGTCGAAGCCCAACTCTCGGAGCGAGAAGAACCGAACCCCCCACTCGGATGGCCATCACTCGCCGCTCGAACTGGGAGTCAGATTCGGTACCCCGGACACATCGCTGGTTGATTCACCCTCCACCATTGGTGTCCACGATGCCTTCGTGTGAATCGAAATCCGAAGACGAGATGCAGAACCACGTGCCTCTAACTTTTTGGTCTCGGCGATAGTATCATTCAATCGAGGAATCGAATGTTTCAGTACCCGCGTCGCTTCGCCCAGATTGCACTCAGCTTTCTCCCGTTTTTCCTCGCATTCCTCCGTGACCGGCATCGTTTCATCGTCTTTGGCCGTTCACGACTGGTGACCGAGGCACAACACAAAGAACGGGCACAGAAACTTCGCGACACCTTGGTCGACCTCGGCCCGACGTTCATCAAGATTGGGCAGGTCCTCTCGACGCGGCCAGATATCGTTCCGCTCGTCTACGCTCAAGAGCTCATCACGCTTCAAGACACCGTGCCGCCCGGGCCGTTCGAAGAGATACAAGCCATCGTTGCGGCCGATGTCGGTGTGGATGCCTACGACGAATTCGACCCAGACGCAATCGCTGGCGGGTCACTCGCACAGGTACACGTAGCACGATACGAGGGACAGCGAGTTGCAGTGAAAGTTCGCCGCCCGAACGTTGTCGACGTGATCGAAGTCGACCTTCGCGTCGTTCGGCGACTCCTGCCAGTCGTCATCGCCATCGCACCGCGGCGCCATCACTTTTCGCTTCGTAACTTGGCGGACGACTTCGAGCGCGTCATCAGAGA carries:
- a CDS encoding TIGR00341 family protein translates to MRLVQVLIPEGTRESVLNALDDQGVDYAVFQEVGRGDFEAMVQFPVPPSGVETVMDKLTEAGIREDSYTIVLPTETVVSQRLSALVERFPGLRISREELYARAQDLAPANSTFFAFLILSTIIATTGLLLDSAATIIGAMVVAPLMGPAISASVGTILNDQQMTRRGVTLQVTGLLAAIATAAIMGVLLQQTILIPPQLDITSIPQVAERTSPNFLSLFLALGSGFAGSISIMRGSGSTLVGVAIAVALVPPAATSGLGLAFGLPGVAIAAAVLVIVNLLAINLSALILFYLSGFKPLEAGTYEGVKSSLFTRIAIIAVGIAVLSIVLGAVTFTTFQTQSFERQVQTEFQQGFDEANIPGVELVSVTVDYEPVDIVLGNEPEVNILIAVPRDQEIPPDLAQRWDDQITADFNRDVYVRVGFVEAQLSEREEPNPPLGWPSLAARTGSQIRYPGHIAG